One Moritella sp. Urea-trap-13 genomic window carries:
- a CDS encoding alpha/beta hydrolase: protein MMMKISYVLAMMMMLFPLIKQSHANQLAQPLSLAPQQQKFFSLKELKSADKKELMPLEYVQASDNTALAFRAYSPLQPKAILIFYHGAGAHSGLSYNHIGVGLRDEFDIAVYTPDLRGHGRSGGDRGDAPSDEQVWLDINTLVKHARVQYPNLPLFLGGHSAGAGLALNYSSWEQRAPIDGYVFIAPYFGFRSETSHDKGRNDGYEFSEVNVADFVINSMSGGLFSGHAKAVKFNFPANVLATNPEIVAFNTVNMSNAVTPSSPDTQLSALPQFGLWIGDKDEAFDPIKVTQFAQQNSKNTTNKEIITIADNNHFSIIITASTFIGPWITGVIK from the coding sequence ATGATGATGAAAATAAGTTACGTGTTAGCCATGATGATGATGCTTTTTCCGTTAATCAAACAATCACATGCAAATCAATTGGCGCAACCGCTATCACTGGCGCCACAACAACAGAAATTCTTTTCACTGAAAGAATTAAAAAGTGCGGATAAAAAAGAGCTCATGCCTTTGGAATATGTGCAGGCGAGTGATAATACCGCATTGGCGTTTAGGGCTTATAGTCCATTACAACCTAAAGCAATTTTAATTTTTTACCATGGCGCTGGTGCCCACAGCGGGCTTTCTTATAACCATATTGGTGTGGGGTTACGAGATGAATTTGACATAGCCGTGTATACGCCAGATTTAAGAGGCCATGGGCGCTCAGGTGGTGACCGAGGTGATGCGCCCAGTGATGAACAAGTTTGGTTAGATATTAACACGCTGGTTAAGCATGCCCGTGTTCAGTATCCAAACCTGCCGCTCTTTTTAGGTGGCCATTCAGCAGGGGCGGGTCTTGCACTTAACTATTCCAGCTGGGAACAAAGAGCACCCATTGACGGTTATGTATTTATTGCGCCCTATTTTGGTTTTCGTTCAGAAACAAGTCACGATAAAGGTAGAAATGACGGCTACGAATTTTCTGAAGTGAACGTGGCAGATTTTGTGATAAACAGCATGAGTGGCGGACTTTTTTCTGGTCATGCAAAAGCGGTTAAATTCAATTTCCCCGCCAACGTTTTAGCAACGAATCCTGAAATAGTGGCATTTAATACTGTCAATATGTCGAATGCTGTCACGCCCTCTTCGCCGGATACACAATTATCAGCATTACCGCAGTTTGGGCTGTGGATTGGCGATAAAGACGAAGCGTTTGATCCTATAAAGGTCACGCAATTTGCACAACAAAATAGTAAAAACACCACCAACAAAGAAATAATAACCATTGCAGATAACAATCATTTTTCTATTATCATTACAGCATCAACATTCATTGGCCCTTGGATAACGGGCGTGATCAAGTAA
- a CDS encoding GyrI-like domain-containing protein, which yields MNYPQRFHQLLNYIDSNLDENLTIDKLSDLACLSKYHFHRQFASLFGITAFAYIRQARMKRASYQLAFKKEMRIIDIAVANGYESSEAFSRAFSQSIGQNPSQFREQPQWMPWYQKYEQSKALRIQRMKSDKRSHRVEIVDFNEVKVAALVHLGPLELLGNTINLFIDWRRKNNLSPKVSRTFNIVYDDPAVTEPEKYRCDICVSVKSDVTQNEHGVVTKSIAAGRCAVIRHVGSDDTISETIAYLYSDWLAQSEAELRDAPLFFERVSFFPDVPEAEVVTDIYLPLK from the coding sequence ATGAATTATCCTCAACGTTTTCATCAATTGCTAAACTATATAGATTCTAACTTGGATGAAAATCTAACCATCGATAAGTTAAGTGATCTTGCCTGTTTATCCAAATATCATTTCCACAGGCAGTTTGCATCACTCTTTGGCATAACGGCATTCGCTTATATTAGGCAAGCTAGAATGAAGCGCGCTTCCTACCAATTAGCGTTTAAGAAAGAGATGCGAATAATTGATATTGCAGTTGCTAATGGTTATGAAAGTTCAGAAGCATTTTCTCGGGCTTTCAGTCAATCCATTGGCCAGAATCCATCCCAATTTAGAGAGCAGCCACAATGGATGCCGTGGTATCAAAAATATGAACAATCCAAGGCATTAAGGATCCAACGAATGAAATCAGATAAACGCTCGCATCGAGTTGAAATTGTAGATTTTAATGAAGTTAAAGTAGCCGCCTTAGTACACCTTGGTCCCCTCGAGTTACTTGGCAATACGATTAACTTATTTATTGATTGGCGTAGAAAAAACAATTTATCACCCAAAGTCAGCAGAACCTTTAACATTGTTTATGATGATCCCGCGGTAACTGAACCAGAGAAGTATCGCTGTGACATATGCGTATCAGTTAAATCTGATGTAACACAAAATGAGCATGGGGTCGTCACAAAAAGCATCGCAGCAGGACGTTGTGCGGTTATTCGACATGTGGGTTCTGACGATACAATTAGTGAAACTATCGCTTATTTATATTCCGACTGGCTCGCGCAAAGTGAAGCAGAATTACGTGATGCTCCGCTCTTTTTTGAAAGAGTCAGTTTTTTCCCTGATGTGCCAGAGGCGGAAGTAGTTACAGATATTTATCTCCCCTTGAAATAA
- a CDS encoding phage regulatory CII family protein: MERNYHKLVLTTLQSKVKDVGNDEVLAMLSQLSEKKVNQKTFLNKLNPQYETHNLTLKEFLFIMEILKKDNNGRHIHVFEDLLTAFDLKCDRYYADPNTNVSYRSLLKAMMNSDKEHGEVSQVIHASLQDNKISNNEIKNIKSEIDDEINALIKLRAILIEANQDNTIIK, translated from the coding sequence ATGGAAAGGAATTATCATAAGTTAGTATTAACAACACTACAGTCAAAAGTAAAAGATGTAGGTAATGATGAAGTTTTAGCCATGCTATCTCAGTTAAGTGAGAAAAAAGTAAATCAAAAAACATTTTTAAATAAATTAAATCCACAATATGAAACTCATAATCTCACGCTAAAAGAATTTCTTTTTATTATGGAAATTTTAAAAAAAGATAATAATGGTCGTCATATTCATGTATTTGAAGATTTATTAACAGCCTTCGATTTGAAGTGTGACCGATATTACGCAGACCCGAATACGAATGTAAGTTATCGGTCATTATTGAAGGCGATGATGAACTCGGACAAAGAGCATGGAGAGGTATCTCAAGTTATACATGCATCATTACAGGATAATAAAATTAGTAATAATGAAATTAAGAATATTAAAAGTGAAATAGATGATGAGATTAACGCCTTAATAAAACTAAGGGCTATTTTAATTGAAGCCAACCAAGATAATACTATAATAAAGTAA
- a CDS encoding MarC family protein → MSQLFEHALTVFMAFFAIMNPIANTTVFAGLTGSMGKAKQMKVAIKSLTITFIVIVLFSILGKSIFHLFGITLPALRITGGILVFLVGYHMLQGKSSKLHTAEESDDADIAVSPLAVPLLAGPGTIATAMNYSSAGGWSEIIITVAAFAVLCLITFVCFIFSSKIISAIGESGLSIVTRLMGLILAVIGMQMLIGGVTEVMSTLTTA, encoded by the coding sequence ATGAGTCAATTATTTGAACATGCCTTGACCGTGTTTATGGCCTTTTTTGCAATTATGAATCCAATTGCTAATACCACTGTGTTTGCTGGCTTAACAGGGTCTATGGGTAAAGCGAAGCAAATGAAGGTGGCGATTAAATCGCTCACCATTACCTTCATTGTCATCGTACTGTTTTCTATTTTGGGTAAATCAATATTCCATCTCTTTGGCATTACCTTGCCGGCATTACGCATCACTGGCGGTATTTTGGTATTTCTGGTTGGTTATCATATGCTGCAAGGTAAAAGCTCGAAGTTACATACCGCAGAAGAAAGTGATGACGCAGACATTGCTGTATCTCCGCTCGCCGTCCCGCTGCTTGCCGGACCTGGCACAATAGCAACTGCAATGAATTATTCATCTGCAGGTGGCTGGAGTGAAATTATCATTACCGTGGCAGCATTTGCGGTGTTATGTCTTATTACTTTTGTGTGTTTTATTTTTTCTTCAAAGATTATATCGGCAATCGGAGAGAGTGGTCTGAGTATTGTTACCCGTCTGATGGGACTAATTTTGGCTGTGATTGGTATGCAAATGCTAATTGGTGGCGTAACGGAAGTGATGAGTACGCTCACCACCGCCTAG